One region of Girardinichthys multiradiatus isolate DD_20200921_A chromosome 1, DD_fGirMul_XY1, whole genome shotgun sequence genomic DNA includes:
- the LOC124868840 gene encoding uncharacterized protein LOC124868840, whose translation MKVCHTLICFFLLTALQDGETVRTYTRKEGENILVTCEFGLSGNRKLLCKEVCEEKNILIDTTEDRAWRDRYSIRYEKRGKLSSELMYVSIKELKQSDSGRYRCRSDKWTGSLYDDFELVVTEASTTTATPSPSSSETNKLSEKSAAASGLQLYVGLTLVVKIILLSTPLVIFCRKKRVPKTNDPAVESEYAVVSHDQPREGGNQRGGQTEPFIC comes from the exons ATGAAGGTCTGTCACACTTTGATCTGCTTCTTTCTCCTCA CAGCTCTGCAGGATGGAGAAACTGTGAGAACttacacaaggaaggaaggagaaaaCATCCTGGTTACATGTGAATTTGGTCTCTCTGGAAACAGGAAGTTGCTCTGTAAGGAAGtatgtgaagaaaaaaacattctcaTTGACACAACTGAAGACAGAGCTTGGAGAGACAGATACAGCATTAGGTATGAAAAAAGAGGTAAACTGTCATCTGAACTTATGTATGTGAGCATCAAAGAGTTGAAACAGTCTGACTCAGGACGGTACCGGTGTCGCTCGGATAAATGGACTGGATCTCTATATGATGATTTTGAACTTGTTGTGACAGAAG CCTCCACAACAACAGCAACACCTTCTCCATCCTCCTCTGAAACCAACAAACTCTCTGAGAAATCAGCTGCAGCTTCAG GTCTGCAGCTTTATGTGGGTCTGACTCTGGTCGTCAAGATCATCTTGTTATCAACACCTCTGGTGATTTTCTGCAGGAAGAAGAGGGTCCCGAAAACCAATG ATCCTGCTGTAGAATCAGAATATGCTGTCGTCTCTCATG ACCAACCCAGAGAGGGAGGAAATCAGAGAGGAGGACAAACAGAACCGTTCATCTGCTGA
- the LOC124868836 gene encoding uncharacterized protein LOC124868836 produces the protein MKVCHTLICFFFFLTSLQDGDTGEPRTAKEGTNITVSCPFSYSGSRRFFCKETCEGNNILIETTEDRDQRGRYSIYYGKKNFFSSDIMYVSITRLKQSDSGRYRCQLNNTWTATQYEDFDLDVTGASTTSEPKWTLQTFTSTTLTQRLSSSSSSLSESTQQTRTSTGPKSLQLYVGLTLVAKIILLSTPLVIFCWKRRVTKTNDPAVESEYAVVSHDQPREGGNQRGGKTEPFIC, from the exons ATGAAGGTCTGTCACACTTtgatctgcttcttcttcttcctca CATCACTGCAGGATGGAGACACTGGAGAACCTCGTACAGCAAAGGAAGGAACCAACATCACAGTTTCATGTCCATTTAGTTACTCTGGAAGCAGAAGGTTCTTCTGTAAGGAAACCTGTGAAGGAAACAATATTCTGATTGAAACAACAGAGGACAGAGATCAGCGAGGAAGATACAGCAtttattatggaaaaaaaaactttttttcatcTGATATTATGTATGTGAGCATCACACGGCTGAAACAGTCAGACTCAGGACGGTACCGGTGTCAATTGAATAATACATGGACTGCAACTCAATATGAGGATTTTGATCTTGATGTAACAGGAG CTTCAACCACTTCAGAACCAAAGTGGACTCTGCAAACTTTTACATCAACAACATTAACACAGAGGTTGagttcctcttcttcctccctgtCTGAAAGCACCCAACAGACCAGAACATCAACTGGACCCAAAA GTCTGCAGCTTTATGTTGGTCTGACTCTGGTCGCCAAGATCATCTTGTTATCAACACCTCTGGTGAttttctgctggaagaggagggTCACAAAAACTAATG ATCCTGCTGTAGAATCAGAATATGCTGTCGTCTCTCATG ACCAACCCAGAGAGGGAGGAAATCAGAGAGGAGGAAAAACAGAACCGTTCATCTGCTGA